Proteins found in one Triticum aestivum cultivar Chinese Spring chromosome 4D, IWGSC CS RefSeq v2.1, whole genome shotgun sequence genomic segment:
- the LOC123100648 gene encoding aquaporin PIP2-3-like → MAAGEGKLSTEANVNSDTTMSSKDYLDPPPTPLLDAGELGKWSLYRATIAEFTATLLFVYVAVATVIGHKRQTDAEACSGAGVLGIAWAFGGMIAVLVYCTAGISGGHINPAVTFGLLLARKVSLPRAFLYMAAQCLGAICGAAMVRAVHGAHHYALYGGGANEVAPGYSKAGALLAEAAGTFVLVYTVFSATDPKRMARDSHVPVLAPLLIGFAVLMAHLATIPVTGTGINPARSLGAAVVYNGKKAWADQWIFWVGPLAGATVAMAYHQYVLRNGAAKHSFGSNHHDVEA, encoded by the coding sequence ATGGCGGCTGGAGAAGGCAAACTGAGTACGGAGGCCAACGTTAACTCCGACACTACAATGAGCAGCAAGGACTACCTGGACCCTCCTCCGACGCCGCTGCTGGACGCCGGCGAGCTGGGCAAGTGGTCCTTGTACCGGGCCACCATTGCCGAGTTCACCGCCACACTCCTCTTCGTCTACGTCGCCGTGGCCACCGTCATCGGCCACAAGCGCCAGACCGACGCCGAGGCGTGCAGCGGCGCCGGCGTGCTGGGCATCGCGTGGGCCTTCGGCGGCATGATCGCCGTCCTGGTCTACTGCACCGCCGGCATCTCCGGCGGCCACATCAACCCCGCGGTCACCTTCGGGCTGCTGCTGGCGAGGAAGGTGTCGCTTCCCAGAGCCTTCCTCTACATGGCGGCGCAGTGCCTCGGCGCCATCTGCGGCGCCGCCATGGTCAGGGCCGTGCACGGCGCGCACCACTACGCGCTCTACGGCGGCGGCGCCAACGAGGTCGCGCCGGGGTACTCCAAGGCGGGGGCGCTGCTGGCCGAGGCCGCCGGCACATTCGTTCTCGTGTACACCGTGTTCTCGGCGACCGACCCGAAGCGCATGGCGAGGGACTCCCACGTGCCGGTGCTGGCGCCGCTGCTCATCGGGTTCGCCGTGCTGATGGCGCATCTGGCCACCATCCCCGTCACCGGCACCGGGATCAACCCGGCGAGGAGCCTTGGGGCCGCCGTGGTGTACAATGGGAAGAAGGCGTGGGCCGATCAGTGGATCTTCTGGGTCGGGCCTTTGGCGGGCGCCACCGTCGCCATGGCCTACCACCAGTACGTCCTCAGGAACGGCGCCGCCAAGCACTCCTTCGGCTCCAACCACCACGACGTCGAAGCCTAG